A DNA window from Streptomyces bacillaris contains the following coding sequences:
- a CDS encoding acyl-CoA dehydrogenase family protein, with protein MTAFSLEPEQTAWCEELRTLAEERLRPLAEKGEPGRVNRPLLAALGELGLLDRMFGSGALELCLLRESLARGCTEAETALALQGLGTTPVVRAGTPAQRERWLPGVRAGRTVAAFALSEPGAGSDAGALSLAAEPTPGGWRLTGEKCWISNAPEADFATVFARTTPGAGSRGITAFLVPADRPGLTGHRLDMLSPHPIGTLEFDGVPVTADDILGEPDRGFRVAMDTLNLFRPSVGAFAVGMARAALDATVAHTARRTAFGGPLSDLQAVSHQVAEMATRTEAARLLVFAAAAAYDAGESGVPRRAAMAKLYATETAQYVVDTAVQLHGARALRRGHLLEHLYREVRAPRIYEGASEVQRAIIAKELYATAAARQAEARQTPVQEPAADPRTQEPTV; from the coding sequence ATGACGGCATTCTCCCTCGAACCGGAACAGACCGCCTGGTGCGAGGAGCTGCGCACCCTCGCCGAGGAGAGGCTCCGTCCGCTGGCGGAGAAGGGGGAGCCCGGACGCGTCAACCGCCCGCTGCTGGCCGCCCTCGGGGAGCTGGGCCTGCTGGACCGGATGTTCGGCTCCGGCGCGCTGGAGCTGTGCCTGCTGCGGGAGTCCCTGGCCCGGGGATGCACCGAGGCCGAGACCGCGCTCGCCCTCCAGGGGCTCGGCACCACCCCCGTCGTCCGGGCCGGCACCCCCGCCCAGCGCGAGCGCTGGCTCCCCGGTGTCCGGGCGGGCCGGACCGTCGCCGCCTTCGCCCTGAGCGAGCCGGGCGCGGGCTCGGACGCCGGGGCCCTCTCCCTGGCCGCCGAGCCCACCCCCGGCGGCTGGCGGCTCACCGGCGAGAAGTGCTGGATCTCCAACGCCCCCGAGGCCGACTTCGCCACCGTCTTCGCCCGCACCACCCCCGGGGCAGGATCGCGCGGGATCACCGCCTTCCTGGTCCCCGCCGACCGCCCCGGACTCACCGGCCACCGCCTCGACATGCTCTCCCCGCACCCCATCGGCACCCTGGAGTTCGACGGCGTACCGGTCACCGCCGACGACATCCTCGGTGAGCCCGACCGGGGCTTCCGGGTCGCGATGGACACCCTCAACCTCTTCCGCCCCAGCGTCGGCGCCTTCGCCGTCGGGATGGCCCGCGCCGCCCTGGACGCCACCGTCGCCCACACGGCCCGCCGCACCGCGTTCGGCGGCCCCCTCAGCGACCTCCAGGCCGTCTCCCACCAGGTGGCCGAGATGGCCACCCGTACGGAGGCCGCCCGCCTCCTGGTGTTCGCGGCGGCAGCGGCGTACGACGCGGGGGAGAGCGGGGTGCCGCGCCGCGCCGCGATGGCCAAGCTGTACGCCACCGAGACCGCGCAGTACGTCGTCGACACCGCCGTCCAGCTGCACGGCGCCCGGGCCCTGCGCCGCGGCCATCTGCTCGAACACCTCTACCGCGAGGTCCGCGCGCCCCGGATCTACGAGGGCGCCAGCGAGGTGCAGCGCGCCATCATCGCCAAGGAGCTGTACGCGACGGCGGCCGCCCGGCAGGCCGAGGCGCGGCAGACACCCGTCCAGGAGCCCGCAGCCGACCCCCGTACCCAGGAGCCGACCGTATGA
- a CDS encoding adenylyltransferase/cytidyltransferase family protein, whose protein sequence is MVQHRVGYAPGVYDLFHVGHLNILRHARSQCDYLVAGVVSDEMAALAKGHTPVIPLRERLEIVRSVRFVDAAFVETVPDKVETWQQVRFDVIFKGDDWRGTEKGKKLERDFAEVGVEVVYFPYTVHTSSTQLRRALDVLVSRDGALSAP, encoded by the coding sequence ATGGTGCAGCACAGGGTGGGGTACGCACCAGGGGTGTACGACCTGTTCCACGTGGGTCACCTCAACATCCTGCGGCACGCCCGCAGTCAGTGCGACTACCTGGTCGCCGGGGTCGTCTCGGACGAGATGGCCGCCCTCGCCAAGGGCCACACGCCCGTGATCCCGTTGCGCGAGCGGCTGGAGATCGTCCGCAGTGTGCGGTTCGTCGACGCGGCGTTCGTGGAGACCGTGCCGGACAAGGTCGAGACCTGGCAGCAGGTCCGGTTCGACGTGATCTTCAAGGGCGACGACTGGCGGGGCACGGAGAAGGGGAAGAAGCTGGAGCGCGACTTCGCCGAGGTCGGCGTGGAGGTCGTCTACTTCCCGTACACCGTGCACACGTCCAGCACCCAGCTGCGCCGGGCGCTGGACGTGCTCGTCAGCCGGGACGGAGCGCTCTCAGCTCCCTGA
- a CDS encoding Na+/H+ antiporter subunit D has translation MNALVPLPVLLPLCATGLSLTFGTRMQRFQRFISVAVLTAVLALSIILMIAADRQGPLSVHLGDFAPPLGITLVADRLSGLMLTVSSAVTLCVLIYSLGQGMTDRDRETPLAVFHPAYLILVAGVSCTFLAGDLVNLFVSFEIMLVASFVLLTLGGTGPRMRAGSTYVIISLFSSMLFLIAIAMTYAALGTVNFAQLAEGLPELSIGVQTLIQAMLITVFAIKAAVFPLAAWLPDSYPTAPAPVTAVFAGLLTKVGVYCMMRTEALLFPGNRIGDLLMAVALASMIIGILGAVAQTDLKRLLSFTLISHIGFMVFGIGLATREAYGGAIVYVVHHITVQTTLFLVAGLIERRGGTTELTRLGGLAKAAPVLALLFFVPAMNLAGIPPLSGFIGKLGLMRAGVADGSTWAWTLVAGSVVTSLLTLYVVAKVWNLAFWRAAPPGQAETGTVLESGDDSDDDVDEGPDGLPGTGDEGVTPVPSGGPVAAKLREKAVTTTSRLPWPMTAATAATIVLALSFTVLAGPLTAFTDRSAVELLERTPYIEEVLGR, from the coding sequence ATGAACGCGCTCGTCCCGCTGCCGGTGCTCCTGCCGCTCTGCGCCACCGGACTCAGCCTCACCTTCGGCACCCGGATGCAGCGCTTCCAGCGCTTCATCAGCGTTGCCGTGCTCACCGCCGTACTGGCGCTGTCGATCATCCTGATGATCGCCGCCGACCGGCAGGGCCCGCTCTCCGTCCACCTCGGGGACTTCGCCCCGCCGCTCGGCATCACCCTGGTCGCCGACCGGCTCTCCGGGCTGATGCTCACGGTCTCCTCGGCCGTCACGCTCTGCGTGCTGATCTACTCCCTCGGCCAGGGCATGACCGACCGGGACCGGGAGACTCCGCTCGCCGTCTTCCACCCGGCCTATCTCATCCTGGTCGCCGGGGTCTCCTGCACCTTCCTCGCGGGCGACCTCGTCAACCTCTTCGTCAGCTTCGAGATCATGCTGGTGGCCAGCTTCGTGCTGCTCACCCTCGGCGGCACCGGACCCCGTATGCGGGCCGGTTCCACGTACGTGATCATCTCGCTGTTCTCGTCGATGCTCTTCCTCATCGCCATCGCGATGACGTACGCGGCCCTGGGCACCGTCAACTTCGCCCAGCTCGCCGAGGGGCTGCCCGAGCTGTCCATCGGGGTGCAGACCCTGATCCAGGCGATGCTGATCACCGTCTTCGCCATCAAGGCGGCGGTCTTCCCGCTCGCCGCCTGGCTCCCCGACTCCTACCCGACGGCGCCCGCGCCCGTCACCGCCGTCTTCGCCGGACTGCTCACCAAGGTCGGCGTCTACTGCATGATGCGGACCGAGGCTCTGCTCTTCCCTGGCAACCGGATCGGTGACCTCCTGATGGCCGTCGCCCTGGCCTCGATGATCATCGGCATCCTCGGCGCGGTCGCCCAGACCGACCTGAAGCGGCTGCTCTCCTTCACCCTGATCAGCCACATCGGCTTCATGGTCTTCGGGATCGGCCTCGCCACCCGGGAGGCGTACGGCGGAGCCATCGTCTACGTGGTCCACCACATCACCGTGCAGACCACCCTTTTCCTCGTCGCGGGGCTCATCGAGCGCCGGGGCGGCACCACGGAGCTGACCCGGCTCGGCGGGCTGGCCAAGGCCGCGCCGGTGCTCGCGCTCCTCTTCTTCGTCCCCGCCATGAACCTCGCGGGCATCCCACCGCTCTCCGGCTTCATCGGCAAGCTCGGACTGATGCGCGCGGGTGTCGCGGACGGCTCCACCTGGGCCTGGACCCTAGTGGCGGGATCGGTGGTCACCAGCCTGCTGACGCTGTACGTCGTCGCCAAGGTCTGGAACCTGGCCTTCTGGCGGGCGGCCCCGCCCGGCCAGGCCGAGACGGGCACGGTCCTGGAGTCCGGCGACGACAGCGACGACGACGTCGACGAGGGCCCCGACGGCCTCCCCGGCACCGGTGACGAGGGCGTGACCCCGGTCCCGTCCGGCGGGCCCGTCGCGGCGAAGCTGCGCGAGAAGGCGGTCACCACCACCAGCCGGCTGCCCTGGCCGATGACGGCGGCCACCGCCGCGACCATCGTGCTGGCCCTGTCCTTCACGGTCCTGGCCGGTCCGCTCACGGCCTTCACCGACCGCTCGGCCGTCGAACTGCTCGAACGCACGCCCTACATCGAGGAGGTGCTGGGCCGGTGA
- a CDS encoding monovalent cation/H+ antiporter complex subunit F, translating to MSVFEQIDRILLTAAVVLVLVAGLLLLVRIWRGPSMLDRAISLDVIAALIIAGLGAKSAFARDAFYFPIMMVLAFLGFTGSVGIARFIAVRDRPTVTAPAPDTDETQKGPQ from the coding sequence GTGAGCGTTTTCGAACAGATCGACCGCATCCTGCTGACGGCCGCCGTCGTCCTGGTGCTGGTGGCGGGCCTCCTGCTGCTGGTCCGGATCTGGCGGGGCCCCTCCATGCTGGACCGGGCGATCTCGCTGGATGTGATCGCCGCCCTGATCATCGCCGGTCTCGGCGCCAAGTCCGCCTTCGCGCGGGACGCGTTCTACTTCCCCATCATGATGGTGCTGGCCTTCCTCGGATTCACCGGCTCCGTGGGCATCGCCCGCTTCATCGCCGTACGGGACAGGCCCACCGTCACGGCCCCGGCTCCCGACACCGACGAGACCCAGAAGGGCCCGCAGTGA
- a CDS encoding Na+/H+ antiporter subunit E, with the protein MSRFLRFSYRDADLPPMSCKIGRRGRVLDLPLIAWLTLIWVLLWSTFNLANIITGVIVASAVCLAFPLPPVDLGLRLHPWGIIRLAGYLLYDMYTSGVKVTRQIFVGLPHRAAVIGVPLRCRSDLMLAAVAVAVSNVPGGSVIEVRRATATVFLHVLDADLPEELDAARRQVWRLEELTVRAFGTPDEIARVAEPPPSPQPEAGRLEP; encoded by the coding sequence GTGAGCCGTTTCCTGCGGTTCTCGTACCGCGACGCCGACCTGCCGCCGATGAGCTGCAAGATCGGCCGCCGCGGCCGGGTCCTGGACCTGCCGCTGATCGCCTGGCTCACCCTCATCTGGGTGCTGCTCTGGTCCACCTTCAACCTGGCCAACATCATCACCGGCGTGATCGTCGCGTCCGCCGTCTGCCTGGCCTTCCCGCTGCCCCCGGTCGACCTGGGGCTCCGGCTCCACCCCTGGGGCATCATCCGGCTCGCCGGCTATCTGCTCTACGACATGTACACCTCGGGGGTGAAGGTCACCCGGCAGATCTTCGTCGGGCTGCCGCACCGGGCCGCCGTCATCGGCGTGCCCCTGCGCTGCCGCAGCGACCTGATGCTCGCCGCCGTCGCCGTGGCCGTCTCCAATGTGCCGGGCGGCTCCGTCATCGAGGTGCGCCGGGCCACCGCCACCGTCTTCCTGCACGTCCTGGACGCCGATCTGCCCGAGGAGCTGGACGCCGCCCGGCGCCAGGTCTGGCGGCTGGAGGAGCTGACCGTACGGGCCTTCGGCACCCCCGACGAGATCGCCCGCGTCGCCGAACCGCCCCCATCGCCGCAGCCCGAGGCCGGGAGGCTCGAACCGTGA
- a CDS encoding PaaX family transcriptional regulator, translating to MAELRTPRSLIVTLYGAYGRPADHAPFPVSELIRLLHAVGVDAPSVRSCVSRLKRRGLLVAARTADGSAGYALSPDARQLLDDGDGRIYDRPAHRLADGWVLAVFSVPEAERSKRHLLRSRLARLGFGTAAPGVWIAPAGLYEETRHTLERLELAPYVDLFRGDHLGFAATRESVARWWDLDAVARLHQDFLELHEPVLREWEAAPATEEGPRPQDAYRDYLLALDSWRQLPYADPGLPEELLPEGWPGGRSAEVFGKLHERLRDAGERFVRG from the coding sequence GTGGCCGAGCTGCGCACCCCCCGTTCCCTGATCGTCACGCTCTACGGCGCCTACGGTCGGCCCGCCGACCACGCCCCGTTCCCGGTGTCGGAGCTGATCCGCCTGCTCCACGCCGTGGGCGTCGACGCCCCTTCCGTACGCTCCTGCGTCTCGCGGCTGAAGCGGCGCGGGCTGCTGGTGGCGGCGCGGACGGCGGACGGCTCGGCGGGGTACGCCCTGTCGCCGGACGCCCGCCAGCTGCTCGACGACGGGGACGGGCGGATCTACGACCGTCCGGCGCACCGGCTGGCCGACGGGTGGGTGCTGGCGGTCTTCTCGGTGCCCGAGGCCGAGCGGAGCAAGCGTCATCTGCTGCGCTCCCGGCTGGCCCGGCTCGGCTTCGGCACGGCGGCCCCGGGGGTGTGGATCGCCCCGGCCGGACTCTACGAGGAGACCCGGCACACCTTGGAGCGGCTCGAACTGGCCCCGTACGTCGACCTGTTCCGCGGCGACCACCTGGGGTTCGCCGCGACCCGGGAGTCGGTGGCCCGCTGGTGGGACCTAGACGCGGTGGCCCGACTCCACCAGGACTTCCTGGAGTTGCACGAGCCGGTGCTGAGGGAGTGGGAGGCGGCCCCCGCCACCGAGGAGGGCCCGCGCCCGCAGGACGCCTACCGGGACTATCTGCTGGCCCTGGACTCCTGGCGCCAACTCCCTTACGCCGACCCGGGCTTGCCGGAGGAGCTGCTGCCGGAGGGGTGGCCGGGCGGGCGCTCGGCGGAGGTCTTCGGCAAGCTGCACGAGCGGCTGCGAGACGCCGGGGAGCGGTTCGTCAGGGGCTGA
- a CDS encoding RidA family protein has translation MSPSHRINPAELSPPTGFSHAVVATGGHLVFLAGQTALDTDGKVVGATLPDQFATALTNLLTALHAAGGAPADLARVTVYATDVADYRSHAPELGRIWRRLAGRDYPAMAVIGVARLWDEQAMVEIDGVAVLP, from the coding sequence ATGAGCCCGTCCCACCGGATCAACCCGGCCGAACTCTCCCCGCCCACCGGCTTCTCGCACGCCGTCGTCGCCACCGGGGGCCATCTGGTCTTCCTGGCCGGGCAGACCGCCCTCGACACGGACGGCAAGGTCGTCGGCGCCACCCTGCCCGACCAGTTCGCCACCGCGCTCACCAATCTGCTCACCGCCCTGCACGCTGCGGGCGGTGCCCCCGCCGACCTGGCCCGCGTCACCGTGTACGCCACCGATGTGGCCGACTACCGCTCCCATGCCCCCGAACTGGGCCGGATCTGGCGCAGGCTCGCGGGGCGCGACTACCCGGCGATGGCGGTCATCGGGGTGGCCCGGCTCTGGGACGAACAGGCGATGGTCGAGATCGACGGGGTCGCCGTACTGCCCTGA
- a CDS encoding AMP-binding protein, with amino-acid sequence MEPNSSTTPKSTPHTPTAADASVRVPGAHTDTFTRDHLPPPDQWPRLLLGPPGPQYPDRLNCGHELLDRTVEERGPDRPALHAGDGSVWSYGELRETVDRIAHVLTGELGVVPGNRVLLRGPTTPWLAACWLAVMKAGAVAVTVLAQARAGELATICSLARVSHALCDARSAADLAEADVKGLRTTLYGGEDPGDLTRLAAAHTGSGPYRAVDTAADEVALIAFTSGTTGQPKGCMHLHRDLLAVADTFSREVLRPVPDDVFAGSPPLGFTFGLGGLLVFPLRAGASTLLLEQAGPRQLLPALVRHRVSVLFTAPTAYRTMLGELDGHDLSALRRCVSAGENLPAATWHAWQEATGLRIINGIGATELLHIFISAADDAIRPGTVGVPVPGWQARVVDEHGEELPDGEPGLLAVRGPVGCRYLSDPRQTEYVRHGWNLTGDTFVREPDGYFRYVARADDMIISSGYNIAGPEVEDALLRHPEVAEAAVVGRSDELRGEIVVAHVVLTEGSEQTADSLRAHMKANLAPHKCPRVFVFEQSLPRTATGKLQRFLLREDCP; translated from the coding sequence ATGGAGCCGAATTCCTCGACCACGCCGAAGAGCACGCCGCACACGCCCACCGCCGCCGACGCGTCCGTACGCGTCCCCGGCGCGCACACCGACACGTTCACGCGCGACCACCTGCCACCACCGGACCAGTGGCCACGGCTCCTCCTCGGCCCGCCCGGGCCGCAGTACCCCGATCGGCTCAACTGCGGTCATGAGCTGCTCGACCGCACGGTCGAGGAGCGGGGGCCCGACCGCCCCGCGCTGCACGCGGGCGACGGGAGCGTCTGGAGCTACGGGGAGCTGCGGGAGACCGTGGACCGCATCGCGCACGTCCTGACCGGCGAGCTGGGCGTGGTGCCCGGCAACCGGGTGCTGCTGCGCGGCCCCACCACACCGTGGCTGGCCGCCTGCTGGCTCGCCGTCATGAAGGCGGGCGCGGTCGCCGTGACCGTCCTGGCGCAGGCCCGGGCGGGCGAGCTGGCCACCATCTGCTCACTCGCCCGGGTGAGCCACGCGCTGTGCGACGCGCGGTCGGCCGCGGATCTGGCCGAGGCGGACGTGAAGGGGCTGCGGACCACGCTGTACGGCGGGGAGGACCCCGGGGACCTGACCCGGCTGGCGGCCGCGCACACCGGCTCCGGCCCGTACCGGGCGGTCGACACGGCAGCCGACGAGGTCGCGCTGATCGCGTTCACCTCGGGGACCACCGGGCAGCCCAAGGGCTGTATGCACCTGCACCGGGATCTGCTGGCCGTCGCGGACACCTTCTCCCGCGAGGTCCTGCGGCCCGTCCCCGACGACGTGTTCGCGGGCAGCCCGCCGCTCGGCTTCACCTTCGGCCTCGGCGGGCTGCTGGTCTTCCCGCTGCGGGCCGGGGCCTCGACGCTGCTGCTGGAGCAGGCCGGGCCGCGGCAGCTGCTGCCCGCGCTGGTACGCCACCGGGTCTCGGTCCTCTTCACCGCGCCGACCGCCTACCGCACGATGCTCGGGGAGCTGGACGGCCACGACCTCTCCGCACTGCGCCGCTGTGTCTCGGCCGGGGAGAACCTGCCGGCCGCCACCTGGCACGCCTGGCAGGAGGCGACCGGGCTGCGCATCATCAACGGCATCGGCGCCACCGAGCTGCTGCACATCTTCATCTCCGCCGCCGACGACGCCATCCGCCCCGGCACCGTGGGCGTCCCCGTCCCCGGCTGGCAGGCCAGGGTGGTCGACGAGCACGGCGAGGAGCTGCCCGACGGCGAGCCGGGGCTGCTCGCCGTGCGCGGACCGGTCGGCTGCCGCTATCTCTCCGACCCCCGGCAGACGGAGTACGTCCGGCACGGCTGGAATCTGACGGGCGACACCTTCGTCCGCGAACCGGACGGCTACTTCCGTTACGTGGCCCGCGCCGACGACATGATCATCTCCTCGGGCTACAACATCGCGGGCCCCGAGGTGGAGGACGCCCTGCTGCGCCATCCGGAGGTCGCGGAGGCGGCGGTGGTCGGCCGGTCGGACGAACTTCGCGGGGAGATCGTGGTGGCGCACGTGGTGCTGACGGAGGGCTCGGAGCAGACCGCGGACTCGCTGCGCGCGCACATGAAGGCCAACCTGGCCCCACACAAATGCCCGCGCGTCTTCGTCTTCGAACAGTCGCTGCCACGCACCGCGACCGGCAAACTCCAGCGCTTCCTGCTCCGGGAAGACTGCCCCTAG
- a CDS encoding CDP-alcohol phosphatidyltransferase family protein, translating into MGSTGTVLRELRGAQKSAKGVSLYSRYVNRPAGRVLAAGAYRTGLTPNQVTLISGLFTYSAIAAVALVEPSWTLGLVVWAGLVIGFAFDSADGQLARLTGRGGPAGEWLDHVVDCGKLLLVHAAVLISFYRFGELPSDGWLLLPLGFQLAAVVTFCAGLLREHLGKAAAGQATTAPAAPVSRARAVALLPADYGVFCLVFLLLGAPGVFLAGYAALAVVHTLFLAAFLAKWFRELRALRPG; encoded by the coding sequence ATGGGAAGCACGGGCACAGTGCTGCGCGAACTGCGCGGCGCACAGAAGAGCGCCAAGGGCGTCTCGCTCTACTCGCGGTACGTGAACCGCCCGGCCGGGCGGGTGCTCGCCGCGGGCGCCTACCGGACCGGATTGACGCCCAATCAGGTCACTCTGATCAGTGGCCTGTTCACCTACTCCGCGATCGCGGCGGTGGCGCTCGTCGAGCCGTCCTGGACGCTGGGCCTGGTGGTCTGGGCGGGCCTCGTCATCGGCTTCGCCTTCGACTCGGCCGACGGCCAGCTGGCCCGGCTCACCGGTCGCGGCGGGCCCGCGGGGGAGTGGCTGGACCATGTGGTGGACTGCGGCAAGCTGCTGCTCGTCCACGCCGCCGTGCTGATCTCCTTCTACCGCTTCGGCGAACTGCCCTCGGACGGCTGGCTGTTGCTGCCGCTGGGCTTCCAGCTGGCCGCCGTGGTGACCTTCTGCGCGGGGCTGCTGCGCGAACACCTCGGCAAGGCGGCGGCCGGGCAGGCGACGACGGCTCCCGCCGCCCCGGTCTCCCGGGCGCGGGCCGTCGCCCTGCTGCCCGCCGACTACGGGGTGTTCTGCCTGGTCTTCCTGCTGCTCGGCGCACCCGGAGTCTTCCTGGCCGGGTACGCCGCGCTCGCGGTGGTCCACACGCTCTTCCTGGCGGCCTTCCTCGCCAAGTGGTTCAGGGAGCTGAGAGCGCTCCGTCCCGGCTGA
- a CDS encoding glycosyltransferase encodes MSDGERHRPFEGRRLLVVSTNYAPEVTGIGPYATQLAEHWAQSGARVRALTGLPHYPSWQLDEAYRSVWRTVEVRGGVGVHRRRHYVPSRQSALRRAAFEASVLATGLLAPPSGRPDAVVAQMPSLAGGVIGARIARRHRVPYIPVVQDLMGAAAAQSGIRGGDRAAALAAAAERYALSRATLVGVIHESFVPRVTALGVDPGRIRTVPNWTHVQGPTADRAATRARLGWGPATPVLLHSGNMGLKQGLEVLVDTARLAPDLRVVLMGDGNQRDALRARAEGLPNVDFLEPAGAGEFTDILAAADVLAVTQRASVLDMSVPSKLTSYFVSGRPVVASVADEGGTADEVRRSGAGVLVAPEDPAALLETVRKLAADPVAAGELGAGGPAYVARRLSREAGLARFDDLLTEALDGRGSARR; translated from the coding sequence ATGTCCGATGGCGAACGGCACAGGCCGTTTGAGGGCCGCCGCCTTCTGGTGGTCTCGACGAACTACGCACCCGAGGTCACGGGCATCGGCCCGTACGCCACTCAACTCGCCGAGCACTGGGCGCAGTCGGGCGCCAGGGTGCGGGCGCTCACCGGGTTGCCGCACTACCCGTCCTGGCAGCTGGACGAGGCGTACCGGAGCGTCTGGCGGACCGTGGAGGTGCGCGGCGGCGTCGGGGTCCACCGGCGGCGCCACTATGTGCCGTCCCGTCAGAGCGCCCTGCGCCGCGCCGCGTTCGAGGCATCCGTCCTCGCCACCGGGCTCCTCGCGCCACCATCGGGACGGCCGGACGCGGTGGTGGCGCAGATGCCCAGCCTGGCCGGCGGGGTCATCGGCGCCCGTATCGCCCGCCGCCACCGCGTCCCCTACATACCCGTCGTCCAGGACCTGATGGGCGCCGCCGCCGCGCAGAGCGGCATCCGGGGCGGGGACCGGGCGGCGGCGCTCGCGGCGGCGGCCGAGCGGTACGCGCTGAGCCGCGCGACCCTGGTCGGCGTCATCCACGAGAGCTTCGTCCCCCGCGTCACCGCCCTCGGCGTCGACCCCGGCCGCATCCGTACCGTCCCCAACTGGACCCATGTGCAAGGCCCCACGGCCGACCGGGCCGCCACCCGCGCCCGGCTCGGCTGGGGCCCCGCCACCCCCGTCCTGCTCCACTCCGGGAACATGGGCCTCAAGCAGGGCCTGGAGGTCCTGGTGGACACCGCCCGCCTCGCTCCCGACCTCCGGGTCGTCCTGATGGGCGACGGCAACCAGCGCGACGCCCTGCGTGCCCGGGCCGAGGGGCTGCCCAACGTCGACTTCCTGGAGCCCGCGGGGGCAGGGGAGTTCACCGACATCCTCGCCGCCGCCGATGTCCTCGCGGTCACCCAGCGGGCCTCCGTCCTCGACATGAGCGTCCCCTCCAAGCTCACCTCCTACTTCGTCTCCGGCCGCCCGGTCGTCGCCTCCGTCGCCGACGAGGGCGGCACCGCCGACGAGGTGCGCCGCTCCGGGGCCGGGGTGCTCGTCGCCCCCGAGGACCCGGCCGCGCTGCTGGAGACCGTACGGAAGCTGGCCGCCGACCCCGTCGCCGCGGGCGAGCTGGGGGCCGGGGGACCGGCGTACGTGGCGCGCCGGCTGAGCCGGGAGGCGGGGCTCGCCCGCTTCGACGACCTGCTGACCGAGGCCCTGGACGGACGAGGGAGCGCCCGCCGATGA
- a CDS encoding Na(+)/H(+) antiporter subunit C, whose product MTVSASLLATAVVLCAVGGILMLTRPLTRILLGAVILSNGVNLLIIASAGRAGAAPLLYGVDLDLVTDPLPQAIALTAIVITLGTTAFLLAMAYRSHQITGTDEVHDDLEDRRIVLRAEVLGERAQLREEFRSGAEPTADERERYREERRRLRDRLRADRARQARGRDASGDLWHDVIGADPDDYERDGDAKADDRYPRDERGAAG is encoded by the coding sequence ATGACCGTCAGTGCCTCACTCCTCGCCACCGCCGTGGTGCTCTGCGCGGTGGGCGGCATCCTGATGCTCACCCGGCCGCTGACCCGCATCCTGCTCGGCGCCGTGATCCTGAGCAACGGGGTCAACCTGCTGATCATCGCGTCGGCGGGCAGGGCGGGTGCCGCTCCGTTGCTCTACGGGGTCGACCTGGACCTGGTCACCGACCCGCTGCCGCAGGCCATCGCGCTCACCGCGATTGTGATCACCCTCGGCACCACCGCGTTCCTGCTCGCCATGGCCTACCGCAGCCACCAGATCACCGGCACCGACGAGGTGCACGACGACCTGGAGGACCGGCGCATCGTGCTCCGCGCCGAAGTGCTCGGCGAGCGCGCCCAGCTCCGCGAGGAGTTCCGCTCGGGCGCCGAACCCACCGCGGACGAGCGCGAGCGCTACCGGGAGGAGCGCCGCAGACTCCGCGACCGGCTCCGCGCCGACCGCGCCCGCCAGGCCCGCGGCCGCGACGCGTCCGGCGACCTCTGGCACGACGTCATCGGCGCCGACCCCGATGACTACGAACGCGACGGCGACGCCAAGGCCGACGACCGCTACCCGAGAGACGAAAGAGGAGCCGCCGGATGA
- the mnhG gene encoding monovalent cation/H(+) antiporter subunit G, whose translation MNAWLQILDTAGAVLVLLGAAICLLGVIGMLRLPDVLSRSHAATKPQTLGMILVLAGVALRLRTGMDLATLALIGFFQMLTGPVASHLVARSAYRTGQVQHEELLFDDLDEQLTNGSKK comes from the coding sequence GTGAACGCCTGGCTCCAGATCCTCGACACGGCCGGGGCCGTGCTCGTCCTCCTCGGCGCGGCGATCTGCCTGCTCGGGGTGATCGGCATGCTCCGGCTGCCCGACGTGCTCTCCCGCAGCCATGCCGCGACCAAGCCCCAGACCCTCGGCATGATCCTCGTGCTGGCGGGGGTCGCCCTGCGGCTGCGCACCGGCATGGACCTCGCCACCCTCGCGCTCATCGGCTTCTTCCAGATGCTCACCGGTCCGGTCGCCTCGCACCTGGTCGCCCGCTCCGCGTACCGCACCGGACAGGTCCAGCACGAGGAGCTGCTCTTCGACGACCTGGACGAGCAGCTCACCAACGGCAGCAAGAAGTAG